A window from Drosophila kikkawai strain 14028-0561.14 chromosome 2L, DkikHiC1v2, whole genome shotgun sequence encodes these proteins:
- the ppk17 gene encoding degenerin del-1, which translates to MGYWSETRAWIFRDPAKLIRYLVLFVCCIVVIVQLYECFYKLHDPPISTHSYYNLNETIEMPAVTICREPPYREEVLTTISGGYCPHPKYATCWMNYPFGEVSLDEFFENGTHDMSDTFIMYGLNGNANNLDMNSSLHFYMGRCYTLRPKEPTKRVSKAVGYSLLLDHSRVTTSTSDVDTGSAGWHVFIHEKKENFTEINMKGSGRVEYVFVSVNEEIEIKLQSQYFNNVQTREEACSSEEGYSDLKCGEHCIWKDLADNMQCSGPWMHEIETEHCNDTLSMRQLISDYKEVYENEDDFDCDCIQPCQSRIYTTFIQNRKAFNQPEPRTLIYIYYTTKLISMIEERPSYDTTQFIADVGGSLGFLLGLSVLGLIGILEHLTLFFCGGFIKKMQQKEQELKDKSSEDGQSQTSDETIDIAIAYKKPKKKSRY; encoded by the exons ATGGGTTACTGGTCGGAAACGCGAGCCTGGATCTTTCGCGATCCAGCCAAACTCATCCGCTACCTGGTGCTCTTCGTCTGCTGCATCGTGGTCATTGTCCAGCTCTACGAGTGCTTCTACAAGCTCCACGACCCTCCCATCTCCACGCACTCTTATTACAACCTAAACGAGACCATTGAAATGCCAGCGGTTACCATATGCCGGGAACCTCCTTACAGGGAGGAGGTGCTAACT ACTATCTCTGGCGGTTACTGTCCCCATCCAAAATATGCAACCTGCTGGATGAACTATCCATTTGGAGAGGTTTCCCTGGACGAATTCTTTGAAAATGGCACCCACGACATGTCCGACACTTTCATCATGTACGGGCTCAATGGCAATGCAAATA ACTTGGATATGAACAGCAGTTTGCACTTCTATATGGGTCGGTGCTATACCCTTCGGCCCAAGGAGCCCACCAAGAGGGTCTCCAAAGCAGTGGGTTACTCTCTACTGCTAGACCATTCCCGAGTCACCACTTCCACCagtgatgtggatacgggcagtGCAGGATGGCATGTCTTTATTCatgaaaaaaaggaaaactttacag AAATCAATATGAAGGGTTCCGGACGAGTGGAATACGTGTTCGTTAGTGTCAACGAGGAAATTGAGATAAAGCTGCAATCCCAGTATTTCAACAATGTCCAGACCCGAGAAGAAGCCTGTTCCAGTGAAGAGGGTTACAGTGACTTAAAG TGTGGTGAGCATTGCATTTGGAAGGATTTGGCTGATAACATGCAGTGTTCGGGACCCTGGATGCATGAAATTGAGACCGAACACTGCAATGATACCCTCTCCATGAGGCAATTAATTTCGGATTATAAAGA AGTGTATGAGAACGAGGACGACTTTGATTGTGATTGCATTCAGCCCTGCCAGTCGAGGATCTACACCACCTTCATTCAGAACCGCAAGGCCTTCAACCAGCCAGAGCCGCGCACCCTAATCTATATATACTACACAACCAAACTGATATCG ATGATCGAAGAGCGTCCCAGCTATGACACTACGCAGTTTATAGCGGATGTGGGTGGTTCCCTGGGGTTTCTGCTTGGTCTTTCCGTCTTGGGGTTGATTGGCATATTAGAGCAT CTGACTCTTTTCTTCTGCGGCGGCTTTATTAAGAAGATGCAGCAGAAGGAGCAGGAATTAAAGGACAAAAGCTCCGAGGATGGACAGTCCCAGACCAGCGATGAGACCATCGATATAGCCATCGCATACAAAAAGCCAAAGAAGAAATCTAGATATTAA
- the yellow-b gene encoding protein yellow, which translates to MLRASLGLLLLWALAAQGNDNLRVAYEWREMDFKYASPDQRWSAIERGEFKPANVIPFGLEVAGHRLFVTLPRWRAGVPASLGYLDLNDTSSKMPALKPFPSWQAHSQLETEPELVSPFRVKADRCGRLWVLDSRISGVLDKTRIYGAPQLLVYDLHNDDLLRRHVLPADQVKQASLFANLAVEDSDCENSFAYAADLGNPGLVVYSWKDQESWRVQHHFFHPDPLAGNFSINGIDFQWDDGLYGLTLSKPLESGYSTLYFHPLCSTMEFTVDTGILRNKTLATSPEIYREFKVLGSRGSNTQAGAEFLDPDTGVLFYTLPNLNEVACWRTATDFTHNSQSRIYMSNEYLVFPSDVKVDDQKRLWVLSNQLPVFIYDELYAGSINFRILTASVKEAIENTACEIRTSPLPDIINKFGDILNTNINLKTTSGASLLGVSSLVGLSLLMSLRI; encoded by the exons ATGTTGCGTGCCAGTCTGGGACTGCTCCTCCTGTGGGCACTGGCTGCCCAGGGAAACGATAATCTCCGCGTGGCCTACGAATGGCGGGAGATGGACTTCAAGTACGCCAGTCCGGACCAGAGGTGGTCGGCCATCGAACGCGGCGAGTTCAAGCCGGCCAATGTGATACCCTTCGGCCTGGAGGTGGCCGGTCATCGCCTCTTCGTCACCCTGCCCAGATGGCGGGCCGGAGTGCCGGCCTCGCTGGGATACCTTGATCTTAATG ACACTTCCAGTAAGATGCCCGCTCTGAAGCCCTTCCCTAGCTGGCAGGCTCATAGTCAGCTGGAAACAGAACCGGAGTTGGTCTCTCCTTTCCGTGTGAAAGCCGATCGATGTGGCCGACTCTGGGTGCTGGACTCTCGTATCTCCGGGGTTTTGGACAAGACCAGAATATATGGAGCACCTCAGCTGCTGGTCTACGATTTGCACAATGACGATCTGCTGAGACGACACGTTCTTCCCGCCGATCAGGTGAAGCAGGCCTCTCTGTTTGCCAATCTGGCGGTGGAGGATTCTGACTGCGAGAACAGCTTCGCCTACGCTGCGGATCTGGGCAATCCTGGCCTGGTGGTGTACTCATGGAAGGACCAGGAGTCGTGGCGAGTCCAGCATCACTTCTTCCACCCGGATCCATTGGCCGGTAACTTCAGCATCAATGGCATTGATTTCCAGTGGGACGATGGCCTGTACGGTCTGACTCTCTCAAAGCCCTTGGAGTCGGGCTACTCCACACTGTACTTCCACCCACTTTGCTCGACCATGGAGTTTACTGTGGATACGGGAATACTGCGAAACAAAACCCTGGCCACATCACCTGAGATTTATCGCGAGTTCAAAGTCCTGGGCTCCAGAGGAAGCAATACCCAGGCTGGGGCTGAGTTCCTGGACCCTGACACGGGTGTCCTTTTCTACACTCTGCCCAATCTCAATGAAGTGGCCTGTTGGCGCACAGCCACTGATTTTACCCACAACTCCCAGAGCCGCATCTACATGAGCAACGAGTATTTGGTGTTCCCAAGTGACGTCAAGGTGGACGACCAGAAACGCCTGTGGGTCCTGTCCAATCAGCTGCCCGTGTTCATTTACGATGAGCTTTACGCCGGTTCCATTAATTTCCGAATTCTAACTGCTAGCGTCAAGGAGGCCATCGAGAATACCGCCTGCGAAATCAGAACCTCCCCTCTGCCGGATATAATTAACAAGTTTGGTGACATTCTCAACACCAACATTAATTTGAAGACAACTTCGGGAGCTTCCCTCTTGGGAGTGAGCTCTCTAGTTGGTCTTAGTTTGCTGATGAGCTTAAGAATCTAG